From one Notolabrus celidotus isolate fNotCel1 chromosome 24, fNotCel1.pri, whole genome shotgun sequence genomic stretch:
- the zeb2b gene encoding zinc finger E-box-binding homeobox 2b isoform X2, giving the protein MKQEIMADGPRCKRRKQANPRRKNALNYENVVETGSETDEEDKLPVSEEDPLINGTGSPASLTNPEASPRVESHGLLTKEEEDDEMRDSGVEHIWPDNDMLSASVDGTDEIKDDFDTLGPDATLQAVGNGTVKSVDCTSEFEDFFSKRKLDDADSHVVSIAEYLQRGDTAIIYPEAPEELSRLGTPEATGPEENDLPPGTPDAFAQLLTCPYCDRGYKRLTSLKEHIKYRHEKNEENFACPLCNYTFAYRTQLERHMATHKPARDQHQLLNQAAGNRKFKCNECGKAFKYKHHLKEHLRIHSGEKPYECPNCKKRFSHSGSYSSHISSKKCIGLIAVNGRMRGNMKTGSSPTSASSSPTNSAITQLRQKLENGKPLGLPDHNNHLNIKTEPLDFNDYKLMMASHGFGAPGPFMNGGMGGNSPLGVHHNSGQSPLQHLGMATLESQLLCYPGPLANNLSEVQKVLQIVDNTVCRQKMDCKPEELSKLKAYMKELGSQVEEQKQGLAQAGQVGLPLVNHNGATKSIIDYTLEKVNEAKACLQSLTTESKRQISNIKREKPNHMLEGGVDEKVQENHMFTPYACQYCKESFQGPIPLHQHERYLCKMNEEIKAVLQPSENLMPKQPSMYMEKNSHLSSSMLSEKGLTGPIHPYRDHMSVLKAYFAMNMEPNSEELLKISIAVGLPQEFVKEWFEQRKMYQYASNRTSPLEHRNNMEMIVGTNNHHTPKDSMAARSPVSLLKASDRITSPSIAELHNNVNNCDNSLRHLKNHQYGNNAKPQGDKLDHSRSNTPSPLNLSSTSSKNSHSSSYTPNSLTSEDLQAEPLDLSLPRLMKEPKHALTVKSRPKVNSINIDHNNIPSPREHFEEPLNLAYLKKEFSGVTNGTLEKSTSPIFGINPFAGKPLYTSLPPQSAFPPATFMPPMQASIPGLRPYPGMDQMGFLPHMAYTYAAGAATFAEMQQRRKYQRKPGFQGDLLDGTPDYMSGLDDMTDPDSCLSRKKIKKTESGMYACDLCDKTFQKSSSLLRHKYEHTGKRPHQCQICKKAFKHKHHLIEHSRLHSGEKPYQCDKCGKRFSHSGSYSQHMNHRYSYCKREAEEREAAEREAREKGHLEPTELLMSRAYLQGMTPQGYPELAEREAIMRHEAVNGGIREGRKEVDGGYAKIGRRDDEFELEEEEESKSMDTDPDTLRDEEENGEHSMDESSLDGKTETKSDHEDTMEDGM; this is encoded by the exons CTCTGAACTACGAGAATGTGGTGGAGACGGGCTCAGAGACAGACGAGGAGGACAAGCTGCCGGTGTCCGAGGAAGACCCCCTGATCAACGGCACGGGAAGCCCCGCCAGCCTCACCAACCCGGAGGCCTCGCCGCGCGTGGAGAGCCACGGCCTGCTGaccaaggaggaggaggacgacgaGATGAGGGACAGCGGCGTGGAGCACATCTGGCCCGACAACGACATGCTGAGTGCGTCCGTCGACGGTACTG ATGAAATAAAAGATGATTTCGACACCCTGGGGCCGGATGCCACTTTGCAGGCGGTTGGAAACGGTACAG tcAAGAGCGTCGATTGCACTTCAGAGTTCGAGGACTTCTTCTCCAAGCGGAAGCTGGACGACGCCGACAGTCACGTGGTGAGCATCGCCGAGTACCTGCAGAGGGGAGACACCGCTATCATTTACCCAGAAGCCCCCGAGGAGCTGTCCCGCCTGGGAACGCCGGAGGCCACCGGGCCGGAGGAGAACG ACCTGCCACCTGGAACGCCAGATGCCTTCGCCCAACTGTTGACCTGCCCCTACTGCGACCGGGGCTACAAGCGTTTGACATCGCTGAAGGAGCACATCAAGTACCGCCATGAGAAGAACGAGGAGAACTTCGCCTGCCCCCTGTGCAACTACACGTTTGCTTACCGCACTCAGCTTGAGCGGCATATGGCCACACACAAGCCTGCGAGGGATCAG cACCAACTGCTCAACCAAGCAGCCGGCAACCGCAAGTTCAAATGCAACGAGTGTGGCAAGGCCTTCAAATACAAGCACCATCTGAAGGAACACCTCCGGATTCATAGCG GTGAAAAACCCTACGAGTGCCCAAACTGCAAGAAGCGCTTCTCCCACTCGGGCTCCTACAGCTCCCACATCAGCAGCAAAAAGTGCATCGGCCTGATCGCCGTCAACGGTCGCATGCGCGGCAACATGAAGACCGGCTCCTCGCCcacctccgcctcctcctcacccaccaACTCTGCCATCACCCAGCTGCGGCAGAAGCTGGAGAACGGCAAGCCGCTCGGCCTCCCCGACCACAACAACCACCTGAACATCAAGACCGAGCCGCTGGACTTCAACGACTACAAGCTCATGATGGCGTCTCACGGGTTCGGCGCTCCGGGGCCGTTCATGAACGGAGGAATGGGAGGGAACAGCCCACTGGGGGTCCACCACAACTCCGGTCAGAGTCCTCTGCAGCACTTGGGGATGGCCACGCTTGAGTCGCAGCTCTTGTGCTACCCCGGACCGCTGGCGAACAACCTGAGCGAGGTCCAGAAGGTCCTCCAGATCGTGGACAACACTGTGTGCAGGCAGAAAATGGACTGCAAGCCGGAGGAGCTCTCCAAGCTTAAAGCCTACATGAAGGAGCTGGGAAGTCAGGTGGAGGAGCAGAAACAGGGGCTAGCACAAGCGGGACAGGTCGGTCTTCCTCTTGTGAATCACAACGGCGCCACCAAAAGCATCATCGACTACACGCTAGAGAAAGTGAACGAAGCCAAAGCCTGCCTCCAGAGCTTGACGACAGAATCAAAGAGACAGATTAGCAATATCAAACGAGAGAAACCCAACCACATGCTCGAAGGAGGTGTGGATGAGAAGGTGCAGGAAAATCACATGTTTACACCTTATGCTTGCCAATACTGCAAAGAAAGCTTCCAGGGGCCGATACCTTTGCATCAGCACGAACGCTACCTGTGCAAAATGAACGAGGAGATCAAAGCCGTGCTGCAGCCCAGTGAGAATCTGATGCCCAAACAACCCAGCATGTACATGGAGAAGAACTCCCACTtatcctcctccatgttgtcagAGAAGGGACTCACCGGGCCCATCCACCCGTACAGGGACCACATGTCCGTATTAAAGGCCTACTTCGCCATGAACATGGAGCCCAACTCGGAGGAGCTGCTCAAGATTTCCATCGCGGTCGGACTTCCTCAGGAATTCGTGAAGGAGTGGTTCGAGCAGCGGAAGATGTACCAGTACGCCTCCAACAGAACCTCTCCGCTCGAGCACAGGAACAACATGGAAATGATCGTGGGAACAAATAACCACCACACTCCAAAAGACTCTATGGCAGCTAGGTCACCTGTGTCTCTACTCAAAGCTTCAGACCGCATCACCTCCCCCTCCATCGCAGAGCTCCACAACAACGTCAACAACTGTGACAACTCGCTCAGACATTTGAAAAACCACCAGTACGGCAACAACGCCAAGCCCCAAGGTGACAAGTTGGACCACTCCCGCAGCAACACCCCCTCCCCGCTAAATCTGTCGTCCACATCTTCCAAAAACTCCCACAGCAGCTCCTACACTCCAAACAGCTTGACTTCAGAGGACCTGCAGGCCGAGCCGCTGGACCTCTCTCTGCCCAGACTAATGAAGGAACCCAAGCATGCACTGACTGTCAAAAGCAGACCGAAAGTCAACAGCATCAACATCGACCACAACAACATCCCCTCCCCAAGAGAGCACTTCGAAGAGCCTTTGAACTTGGCCTATCTCAAGAAGGAATTCTCAGGCGTTACAAACGGGACCCTTGAAAAAAGCACTAGCCCCATCTTCGGCATTAACCCGTTTGCCGGCAAACCCCTGTACACGTCACTTCCACCTCAGAGCGCTTTCCCACCTGCCACATTCATGCCCCCGATGCAGGCCAGCATACCGGGTCTCAGGCCCTACCCGGGCATGGATCAAATGGGCTTCCTACCACACATGGCCTACACTTACGCAGCAGGGGCGGCTACCTTTGCAGAGATGCAGCAGAGGAGAAAGTACCAGCGGAAACCAGGTTTCCAG GGGGACCTGCTCGACGGTACTCCAGATTACATGTCAGGGCTGGACGACATGACAGACCCCGACTCCTGTCTGTCGCGGAAGAAGATTAAGAAGACCGAAAGTGGTATGTACGCGTGTGACTTGTGCGACAAAACATTCCAGAAGAGCAGTTCCCTTCTAAGACAcaaatatgaacacacag gaaagaggccacaCCAGTGCCAGATCTGCAAGAAAgccttcaaacacaaacaccatcTCATCGAGCACTCCCGGCTGCACTCTGGAGAGAAACCGTACCAGTGCGACAAGTGTGGGAAGAGGTTCTCCCACTCAGGCTCCTACTCGCAGCACATGAACCACCGCTACTCCTACTGCAAGCGGGAGGCGGAGGAGCGGGAGGCGGCCGAGAGGGAGGCCCGCGAGAAGGGCCACCTGGAGCCCACGGAGCTGCTCATGTCGCGGGCGTACTTGCAGGGCATGACACCTCAGGGTTACCCGGAGCTGGCCGAGCGCGAGGCCATCATGAGGCACGAGGCCGTGAACGGAGGGATCAGAGAGGGACGGAAGGAAGTGGACGGAGGGTACGCGAAGATCGGACGCAGGGACGACGAGTTCgagttggaggaggaggaggaaagcaaGAGCATGGACACGGACCCGGACACGTTGAGGGACGAGGAGGAGAACGGAGAGCACTCGATGGACGAAAGTTCGCTGGACGGCAAAACGGAAACCAAATCGGATCACGAGGACACGATGGAGGACGGCATGTAA
- the zeb2b gene encoding zinc finger E-box-binding homeobox 2b isoform X3: MKQEIMADGPRCKRRKQANPRRKNALNYENVVETGSETDEEDKLPVSEEDPLINGTGSPASLTNPEASPRVESHGLLTKEEEDDEMRDSGVEHIWPDNDMLSASVDGTDEIKDDFDTLGPDATLQAVGNGTVKSVDCTSEFEDFFSKRKLDDADSHVVSIAEYLQRGDTAIIYPEAPEELSRLGTPEATGPEENDLPPGTPDAFAQLLTCPYCDRGYKRLTSLKEHIKYRHEKNEENFACPLCNYTFAYRTQLERHMATHKPARDQHQLLNQAAGNRKFKCNECGKAFKYKHHLKEHLRIHSGEKPYECPNCKKRFSHSGSYSSHISSKKCIGLIAVNGRMRGNMKTGSSPTSASSSPTNSAITQLRQKLENGKPLGLPDHNNHLNIKTEPLDFNDYKLMMASHGFGAPGPFMNGGMGGNSPLGVHHNSGQSPLQHLGMATLESQLLCYPGPLANNLSEVQKVLQIVDNTVCRQKMDCKPEELSKLKAYMKELGSQVEEQKQGLAQAGQVGLPLVNHNGATKSIIDYTLEKVNEAKACLQSLTTESKRQISNIKREKPNHMLEGGVDEKVQENHMFTPYACQYCKESFQGPIPLHQHERYLCKMNEEIKAVLQPSENLMPKQPSMYMEKNSHLSSSMLSEKGLTGPIHPYRDHMSVLKAYFAMNMEPNSEELLKISIAVGLPQEFVKEWFEQRKMYQYASNRTSPLEHRNNMEMIVGTNNHHTPKDSMAARSPVSLLKASDRITSPSIAELHNNVNNCDNSLRHLKNHQYGNNAKPQGDKLDHSRSNTPSPLNLSSTSSKNSHSSSYTPNSLTSEDLQAEPLDLSLPRLMKEPKHALTVKSRPKVNSINIDHNNIPSPREHFEEPLNLAYLKKEFSGVTNGTLEKSTSPIFGINPFAGKPLYTSLPPQSAFPPATFMPPMQASIPGLRPYPGMDQMGFLPHMAYTYAAGAATFAEMQQRRKYQRKPGFQGDLLDGTPDYMSGLDDMTDPDSCLSRKKIKKTESGKRPHQCQICKKAFKHKHHLIEHSRLHSGEKPYQCDKCGKRFSHSGSYSQHMNHRYSYCKREAEEREAAEREAREKGHLEPTELLMSRAYLQGMTPQGYPELAEREAIMRHEAVNGGIREGRKEVDGGYAKIGRRDDEFELEEEEESKSMDTDPDTLRDEEENGEHSMDESSLDGKTETKSDHEDTMEDGM; the protein is encoded by the exons CTCTGAACTACGAGAATGTGGTGGAGACGGGCTCAGAGACAGACGAGGAGGACAAGCTGCCGGTGTCCGAGGAAGACCCCCTGATCAACGGCACGGGAAGCCCCGCCAGCCTCACCAACCCGGAGGCCTCGCCGCGCGTGGAGAGCCACGGCCTGCTGaccaaggaggaggaggacgacgaGATGAGGGACAGCGGCGTGGAGCACATCTGGCCCGACAACGACATGCTGAGTGCGTCCGTCGACGGTACTG ATGAAATAAAAGATGATTTCGACACCCTGGGGCCGGATGCCACTTTGCAGGCGGTTGGAAACGGTACAG tcAAGAGCGTCGATTGCACTTCAGAGTTCGAGGACTTCTTCTCCAAGCGGAAGCTGGACGACGCCGACAGTCACGTGGTGAGCATCGCCGAGTACCTGCAGAGGGGAGACACCGCTATCATTTACCCAGAAGCCCCCGAGGAGCTGTCCCGCCTGGGAACGCCGGAGGCCACCGGGCCGGAGGAGAACG ACCTGCCACCTGGAACGCCAGATGCCTTCGCCCAACTGTTGACCTGCCCCTACTGCGACCGGGGCTACAAGCGTTTGACATCGCTGAAGGAGCACATCAAGTACCGCCATGAGAAGAACGAGGAGAACTTCGCCTGCCCCCTGTGCAACTACACGTTTGCTTACCGCACTCAGCTTGAGCGGCATATGGCCACACACAAGCCTGCGAGGGATCAG cACCAACTGCTCAACCAAGCAGCCGGCAACCGCAAGTTCAAATGCAACGAGTGTGGCAAGGCCTTCAAATACAAGCACCATCTGAAGGAACACCTCCGGATTCATAGCG GTGAAAAACCCTACGAGTGCCCAAACTGCAAGAAGCGCTTCTCCCACTCGGGCTCCTACAGCTCCCACATCAGCAGCAAAAAGTGCATCGGCCTGATCGCCGTCAACGGTCGCATGCGCGGCAACATGAAGACCGGCTCCTCGCCcacctccgcctcctcctcacccaccaACTCTGCCATCACCCAGCTGCGGCAGAAGCTGGAGAACGGCAAGCCGCTCGGCCTCCCCGACCACAACAACCACCTGAACATCAAGACCGAGCCGCTGGACTTCAACGACTACAAGCTCATGATGGCGTCTCACGGGTTCGGCGCTCCGGGGCCGTTCATGAACGGAGGAATGGGAGGGAACAGCCCACTGGGGGTCCACCACAACTCCGGTCAGAGTCCTCTGCAGCACTTGGGGATGGCCACGCTTGAGTCGCAGCTCTTGTGCTACCCCGGACCGCTGGCGAACAACCTGAGCGAGGTCCAGAAGGTCCTCCAGATCGTGGACAACACTGTGTGCAGGCAGAAAATGGACTGCAAGCCGGAGGAGCTCTCCAAGCTTAAAGCCTACATGAAGGAGCTGGGAAGTCAGGTGGAGGAGCAGAAACAGGGGCTAGCACAAGCGGGACAGGTCGGTCTTCCTCTTGTGAATCACAACGGCGCCACCAAAAGCATCATCGACTACACGCTAGAGAAAGTGAACGAAGCCAAAGCCTGCCTCCAGAGCTTGACGACAGAATCAAAGAGACAGATTAGCAATATCAAACGAGAGAAACCCAACCACATGCTCGAAGGAGGTGTGGATGAGAAGGTGCAGGAAAATCACATGTTTACACCTTATGCTTGCCAATACTGCAAAGAAAGCTTCCAGGGGCCGATACCTTTGCATCAGCACGAACGCTACCTGTGCAAAATGAACGAGGAGATCAAAGCCGTGCTGCAGCCCAGTGAGAATCTGATGCCCAAACAACCCAGCATGTACATGGAGAAGAACTCCCACTtatcctcctccatgttgtcagAGAAGGGACTCACCGGGCCCATCCACCCGTACAGGGACCACATGTCCGTATTAAAGGCCTACTTCGCCATGAACATGGAGCCCAACTCGGAGGAGCTGCTCAAGATTTCCATCGCGGTCGGACTTCCTCAGGAATTCGTGAAGGAGTGGTTCGAGCAGCGGAAGATGTACCAGTACGCCTCCAACAGAACCTCTCCGCTCGAGCACAGGAACAACATGGAAATGATCGTGGGAACAAATAACCACCACACTCCAAAAGACTCTATGGCAGCTAGGTCACCTGTGTCTCTACTCAAAGCTTCAGACCGCATCACCTCCCCCTCCATCGCAGAGCTCCACAACAACGTCAACAACTGTGACAACTCGCTCAGACATTTGAAAAACCACCAGTACGGCAACAACGCCAAGCCCCAAGGTGACAAGTTGGACCACTCCCGCAGCAACACCCCCTCCCCGCTAAATCTGTCGTCCACATCTTCCAAAAACTCCCACAGCAGCTCCTACACTCCAAACAGCTTGACTTCAGAGGACCTGCAGGCCGAGCCGCTGGACCTCTCTCTGCCCAGACTAATGAAGGAACCCAAGCATGCACTGACTGTCAAAAGCAGACCGAAAGTCAACAGCATCAACATCGACCACAACAACATCCCCTCCCCAAGAGAGCACTTCGAAGAGCCTTTGAACTTGGCCTATCTCAAGAAGGAATTCTCAGGCGTTACAAACGGGACCCTTGAAAAAAGCACTAGCCCCATCTTCGGCATTAACCCGTTTGCCGGCAAACCCCTGTACACGTCACTTCCACCTCAGAGCGCTTTCCCACCTGCCACATTCATGCCCCCGATGCAGGCCAGCATACCGGGTCTCAGGCCCTACCCGGGCATGGATCAAATGGGCTTCCTACCACACATGGCCTACACTTACGCAGCAGGGGCGGCTACCTTTGCAGAGATGCAGCAGAGGAGAAAGTACCAGCGGAAACCAGGTTTCCAG GGGGACCTGCTCGACGGTACTCCAGATTACATGTCAGGGCTGGACGACATGACAGACCCCGACTCCTGTCTGTCGCGGAAGAAGATTAAGAAGACCGAAAGTG gaaagaggccacaCCAGTGCCAGATCTGCAAGAAAgccttcaaacacaaacaccatcTCATCGAGCACTCCCGGCTGCACTCTGGAGAGAAACCGTACCAGTGCGACAAGTGTGGGAAGAGGTTCTCCCACTCAGGCTCCTACTCGCAGCACATGAACCACCGCTACTCCTACTGCAAGCGGGAGGCGGAGGAGCGGGAGGCGGCCGAGAGGGAGGCCCGCGAGAAGGGCCACCTGGAGCCCACGGAGCTGCTCATGTCGCGGGCGTACTTGCAGGGCATGACACCTCAGGGTTACCCGGAGCTGGCCGAGCGCGAGGCCATCATGAGGCACGAGGCCGTGAACGGAGGGATCAGAGAGGGACGGAAGGAAGTGGACGGAGGGTACGCGAAGATCGGACGCAGGGACGACGAGTTCgagttggaggaggaggaggaaagcaaGAGCATGGACACGGACCCGGACACGTTGAGGGACGAGGAGGAGAACGGAGAGCACTCGATGGACGAAAGTTCGCTGGACGGCAAAACGGAAACCAAATCGGATCACGAGGACACGATGGAGGACGGCATGTAA
- the zeb2b gene encoding zinc finger E-box-binding homeobox 2b isoform X1: MKQEIMADGPRCKRRKQANPRRKNAALNYENVVETGSETDEEDKLPVSEEDPLINGTGSPASLTNPEASPRVESHGLLTKEEEDDEMRDSGVEHIWPDNDMLSASVDGTDEIKDDFDTLGPDATLQAVGNGTVKSVDCTSEFEDFFSKRKLDDADSHVVSIAEYLQRGDTAIIYPEAPEELSRLGTPEATGPEENDLPPGTPDAFAQLLTCPYCDRGYKRLTSLKEHIKYRHEKNEENFACPLCNYTFAYRTQLERHMATHKPARDQHQLLNQAAGNRKFKCNECGKAFKYKHHLKEHLRIHSGEKPYECPNCKKRFSHSGSYSSHISSKKCIGLIAVNGRMRGNMKTGSSPTSASSSPTNSAITQLRQKLENGKPLGLPDHNNHLNIKTEPLDFNDYKLMMASHGFGAPGPFMNGGMGGNSPLGVHHNSGQSPLQHLGMATLESQLLCYPGPLANNLSEVQKVLQIVDNTVCRQKMDCKPEELSKLKAYMKELGSQVEEQKQGLAQAGQVGLPLVNHNGATKSIIDYTLEKVNEAKACLQSLTTESKRQISNIKREKPNHMLEGGVDEKVQENHMFTPYACQYCKESFQGPIPLHQHERYLCKMNEEIKAVLQPSENLMPKQPSMYMEKNSHLSSSMLSEKGLTGPIHPYRDHMSVLKAYFAMNMEPNSEELLKISIAVGLPQEFVKEWFEQRKMYQYASNRTSPLEHRNNMEMIVGTNNHHTPKDSMAARSPVSLLKASDRITSPSIAELHNNVNNCDNSLRHLKNHQYGNNAKPQGDKLDHSRSNTPSPLNLSSTSSKNSHSSSYTPNSLTSEDLQAEPLDLSLPRLMKEPKHALTVKSRPKVNSINIDHNNIPSPREHFEEPLNLAYLKKEFSGVTNGTLEKSTSPIFGINPFAGKPLYTSLPPQSAFPPATFMPPMQASIPGLRPYPGMDQMGFLPHMAYTYAAGAATFAEMQQRRKYQRKPGFQGDLLDGTPDYMSGLDDMTDPDSCLSRKKIKKTESGMYACDLCDKTFQKSSSLLRHKYEHTGKRPHQCQICKKAFKHKHHLIEHSRLHSGEKPYQCDKCGKRFSHSGSYSQHMNHRYSYCKREAEEREAAEREAREKGHLEPTELLMSRAYLQGMTPQGYPELAEREAIMRHEAVNGGIREGRKEVDGGYAKIGRRDDEFELEEEEESKSMDTDPDTLRDEEENGEHSMDESSLDGKTETKSDHEDTMEDGM; the protein is encoded by the exons caGCTCTGAACTACGAGAATGTGGTGGAGACGGGCTCAGAGACAGACGAGGAGGACAAGCTGCCGGTGTCCGAGGAAGACCCCCTGATCAACGGCACGGGAAGCCCCGCCAGCCTCACCAACCCGGAGGCCTCGCCGCGCGTGGAGAGCCACGGCCTGCTGaccaaggaggaggaggacgacgaGATGAGGGACAGCGGCGTGGAGCACATCTGGCCCGACAACGACATGCTGAGTGCGTCCGTCGACGGTACTG ATGAAATAAAAGATGATTTCGACACCCTGGGGCCGGATGCCACTTTGCAGGCGGTTGGAAACGGTACAG tcAAGAGCGTCGATTGCACTTCAGAGTTCGAGGACTTCTTCTCCAAGCGGAAGCTGGACGACGCCGACAGTCACGTGGTGAGCATCGCCGAGTACCTGCAGAGGGGAGACACCGCTATCATTTACCCAGAAGCCCCCGAGGAGCTGTCCCGCCTGGGAACGCCGGAGGCCACCGGGCCGGAGGAGAACG ACCTGCCACCTGGAACGCCAGATGCCTTCGCCCAACTGTTGACCTGCCCCTACTGCGACCGGGGCTACAAGCGTTTGACATCGCTGAAGGAGCACATCAAGTACCGCCATGAGAAGAACGAGGAGAACTTCGCCTGCCCCCTGTGCAACTACACGTTTGCTTACCGCACTCAGCTTGAGCGGCATATGGCCACACACAAGCCTGCGAGGGATCAG cACCAACTGCTCAACCAAGCAGCCGGCAACCGCAAGTTCAAATGCAACGAGTGTGGCAAGGCCTTCAAATACAAGCACCATCTGAAGGAACACCTCCGGATTCATAGCG GTGAAAAACCCTACGAGTGCCCAAACTGCAAGAAGCGCTTCTCCCACTCGGGCTCCTACAGCTCCCACATCAGCAGCAAAAAGTGCATCGGCCTGATCGCCGTCAACGGTCGCATGCGCGGCAACATGAAGACCGGCTCCTCGCCcacctccgcctcctcctcacccaccaACTCTGCCATCACCCAGCTGCGGCAGAAGCTGGAGAACGGCAAGCCGCTCGGCCTCCCCGACCACAACAACCACCTGAACATCAAGACCGAGCCGCTGGACTTCAACGACTACAAGCTCATGATGGCGTCTCACGGGTTCGGCGCTCCGGGGCCGTTCATGAACGGAGGAATGGGAGGGAACAGCCCACTGGGGGTCCACCACAACTCCGGTCAGAGTCCTCTGCAGCACTTGGGGATGGCCACGCTTGAGTCGCAGCTCTTGTGCTACCCCGGACCGCTGGCGAACAACCTGAGCGAGGTCCAGAAGGTCCTCCAGATCGTGGACAACACTGTGTGCAGGCAGAAAATGGACTGCAAGCCGGAGGAGCTCTCCAAGCTTAAAGCCTACATGAAGGAGCTGGGAAGTCAGGTGGAGGAGCAGAAACAGGGGCTAGCACAAGCGGGACAGGTCGGTCTTCCTCTTGTGAATCACAACGGCGCCACCAAAAGCATCATCGACTACACGCTAGAGAAAGTGAACGAAGCCAAAGCCTGCCTCCAGAGCTTGACGACAGAATCAAAGAGACAGATTAGCAATATCAAACGAGAGAAACCCAACCACATGCTCGAAGGAGGTGTGGATGAGAAGGTGCAGGAAAATCACATGTTTACACCTTATGCTTGCCAATACTGCAAAGAAAGCTTCCAGGGGCCGATACCTTTGCATCAGCACGAACGCTACCTGTGCAAAATGAACGAGGAGATCAAAGCCGTGCTGCAGCCCAGTGAGAATCTGATGCCCAAACAACCCAGCATGTACATGGAGAAGAACTCCCACTtatcctcctccatgttgtcagAGAAGGGACTCACCGGGCCCATCCACCCGTACAGGGACCACATGTCCGTATTAAAGGCCTACTTCGCCATGAACATGGAGCCCAACTCGGAGGAGCTGCTCAAGATTTCCATCGCGGTCGGACTTCCTCAGGAATTCGTGAAGGAGTGGTTCGAGCAGCGGAAGATGTACCAGTACGCCTCCAACAGAACCTCTCCGCTCGAGCACAGGAACAACATGGAAATGATCGTGGGAACAAATAACCACCACACTCCAAAAGACTCTATGGCAGCTAGGTCACCTGTGTCTCTACTCAAAGCTTCAGACCGCATCACCTCCCCCTCCATCGCAGAGCTCCACAACAACGTCAACAACTGTGACAACTCGCTCAGACATTTGAAAAACCACCAGTACGGCAACAACGCCAAGCCCCAAGGTGACAAGTTGGACCACTCCCGCAGCAACACCCCCTCCCCGCTAAATCTGTCGTCCACATCTTCCAAAAACTCCCACAGCAGCTCCTACACTCCAAACAGCTTGACTTCAGAGGACCTGCAGGCCGAGCCGCTGGACCTCTCTCTGCCCAGACTAATGAAGGAACCCAAGCATGCACTGACTGTCAAAAGCAGACCGAAAGTCAACAGCATCAACATCGACCACAACAACATCCCCTCCCCAAGAGAGCACTTCGAAGAGCCTTTGAACTTGGCCTATCTCAAGAAGGAATTCTCAGGCGTTACAAACGGGACCCTTGAAAAAAGCACTAGCCCCATCTTCGGCATTAACCCGTTTGCCGGCAAACCCCTGTACACGTCACTTCCACCTCAGAGCGCTTTCCCACCTGCCACATTCATGCCCCCGATGCAGGCCAGCATACCGGGTCTCAGGCCCTACCCGGGCATGGATCAAATGGGCTTCCTACCACACATGGCCTACACTTACGCAGCAGGGGCGGCTACCTTTGCAGAGATGCAGCAGAGGAGAAAGTACCAGCGGAAACCAGGTTTCCAG GGGGACCTGCTCGACGGTACTCCAGATTACATGTCAGGGCTGGACGACATGACAGACCCCGACTCCTGTCTGTCGCGGAAGAAGATTAAGAAGACCGAAAGTGGTATGTACGCGTGTGACTTGTGCGACAAAACATTCCAGAAGAGCAGTTCCCTTCTAAGACAcaaatatgaacacacag gaaagaggccacaCCAGTGCCAGATCTGCAAGAAAgccttcaaacacaaacaccatcTCATCGAGCACTCCCGGCTGCACTCTGGAGAGAAACCGTACCAGTGCGACAAGTGTGGGAAGAGGTTCTCCCACTCAGGCTCCTACTCGCAGCACATGAACCACCGCTACTCCTACTGCAAGCGGGAGGCGGAGGAGCGGGAGGCGGCCGAGAGGGAGGCCCGCGAGAAGGGCCACCTGGAGCCCACGGAGCTGCTCATGTCGCGGGCGTACTTGCAGGGCATGACACCTCAGGGTTACCCGGAGCTGGCCGAGCGCGAGGCCATCATGAGGCACGAGGCCGTGAACGGAGGGATCAGAGAGGGACGGAAGGAAGTGGACGGAGGGTACGCGAAGATCGGACGCAGGGACGACGAGTTCgagttggaggaggaggaggaaagcaaGAGCATGGACACGGACCCGGACACGTTGAGGGACGAGGAGGAGAACGGAGAGCACTCGATGGACGAAAGTTCGCTGGACGGCAAAACGGAAACCAAATCGGATCACGAGGACACGATGGAGGACGGCATGTAA